One SAR202 cluster bacterium genomic region harbors:
- a CDS encoding glutamine synthetase — protein MMNVYRAEYIWIDGTQPTSKLRSKAKVIPLGEEPPIWGFDGSSTQQAPGHNSDCVLRPVYKVPDPIRGGNDVLVMCEVLLTDMTPHPTNTRAACAASAKKYADLEFWFGIEQEYTFFEGARPLGWPDNGFPAPQGGYYCGVGADEVFGREVVEAHLEACLQAGIGISGINAEVMPAQWEFQVGPFDALKTSDELWLARWLLYRVGEDFGVSATLYPKPVKGDWNGAGAHTNFSTKDMRSSYQPCVDAAEALSKRHELHISNYGHAIEERLTGRHETCSYKEFRYGVSDRGASIRIPWQVARDGKGYIEDRRPNANMDPYTVTRLIMDGVGEAARAKANGAGAKSAAKGSKK, from the coding sequence ATGATGAACGTTTACCGAGCCGAATACATCTGGATCGACGGCACTCAGCCGACAAGCAAGCTCCGCTCCAAGGCGAAGGTTATACCCCTGGGAGAAGAGCCCCCTATCTGGGGCTTTGACGGCTCCAGCACTCAGCAGGCCCCGGGCCACAACTCGGACTGCGTTCTGCGCCCGGTGTACAAGGTACCCGACCCAATCCGCGGCGGCAACGACGTGCTGGTCATGTGCGAGGTCCTTCTGACCGACATGACGCCACACCCGACGAACACCCGCGCCGCGTGCGCCGCTTCCGCCAAGAAGTATGCCGACCTCGAGTTCTGGTTCGGCATCGAGCAGGAGTACACGTTCTTCGAGGGCGCCAGGCCGCTGGGATGGCCTGACAACGGCTTCCCTGCCCCTCAGGGCGGCTACTACTGCGGCGTCGGCGCGGACGAGGTCTTCGGCCGCGAGGTCGTTGAGGCCCACCTTGAGGCGTGCCTCCAGGCCGGCATCGGCATCTCCGGCATCAACGCCGAGGTTATGCCCGCCCAGTGGGAGTTCCAGGTCGGCCCGTTCGACGCGCTGAAGACGTCCGACGAGCTGTGGCTGGCCCGCTGGCTGCTCTACCGCGTGGGCGAGGACTTTGGCGTGAGCGCCACTCTTTACCCCAAGCCCGTGAAGGGTGACTGGAACGGCGCGGGCGCGCATACGAACTTCTCCACGAAGGACATGCGCTCCAGCTACCAGCCGTGCGTGGACGCCGCAGAGGCGCTGAGCAAGAGGCACGAGCTCCACATCTCGAACTACGGCCATGCTATTGAGGAGCGCCTGACGGGCCGGCACGAGACCTGCTCTTACAAGGAGTTCCGCTACGGCGTGTCCGACCGCGGCGCATCGATCCGCATTCCTTGGCAGGTGGCAAGGGACGGCAAGGGCTACATCGAGGACCGCCGCCCGAACGCGAACATGGACCCCTACACCGTCACCCGCCTGATCATGGACGGGGTAGGTGAGGCTGCCAGGGCCAAGGCAAACGGCGCGGGCGCCAAGTCCGCTGCTAAAGGCTCGAAGAAGTAA
- a CDS encoding FAD-dependent oxidoreductase: MPQPLESLPKQRAVADVVIVGGGIVGAATAYYLANAGVKCTLLERDSIASHASGFAYGGIGGLGEGTVHSPTFPIATEGFRLHRQLAREIKLESGVDPEYRDRPVLALAFDRAEADAMQAHLRWQKEQQGYSVSWLGAYELRALEPRISERAHGAVRIDGTADVDPYRLVLALAQAAEARGATVRSAEVVGLDIYKGKAVAVRTRLGSIPCGAVVVASGPWAAECGRWLGFRLPVRPLKGQILRLRMPGPPVGFSIGWGKHYATTKPDGLLWAGSTEEDAGFDETATAAGRDSIMSALMRMAPSTADALLVRQTACLRPVTPDGLIALGPAPGVEGVFIGTGGGRQGIVLGPAMGMALAELVVSGTSALPIAPFDPGRFVSA; the protein is encoded by the coding sequence ATGCCTCAACCCCTTGAATCACTCCCCAAGCAGCGCGCTGTGGCAGACGTTGTGATCGTCGGCGGCGGCATCGTCGGCGCGGCCACGGCGTACTACCTTGCCAATGCGGGAGTAAAGTGCACCCTGCTGGAGCGCGACTCCATAGCCAGCCACGCCTCCGGCTTTGCGTACGGAGGCATCGGCGGGCTGGGGGAGGGGACCGTGCACTCGCCCACGTTCCCGATAGCTACCGAAGGCTTCCGGCTGCACCGTCAGCTCGCGCGCGAGATTAAACTCGAGAGCGGTGTGGACCCCGAGTATCGCGACCGTCCCGTCCTGGCGCTGGCGTTCGACCGCGCGGAGGCGGATGCGATGCAGGCCCACCTTCGCTGGCAGAAGGAGCAGCAGGGGTACTCAGTGAGCTGGCTTGGCGCTTACGAGCTGCGCGCGCTTGAGCCGCGCATATCGGAGCGCGCACACGGCGCGGTGCGGATCGACGGCACGGCGGACGTTGACCCCTACCGCCTCGTCCTCGCGCTCGCGCAGGCGGCGGAGGCCAGGGGCGCGACCGTCCGGTCGGCGGAGGTTGTCGGCCTGGACATATATAAAGGTAAGGCAGTGGCAGTCCGCACGCGCCTGGGGTCCATACCCTGCGGCGCCGTGGTGGTCGCAAGCGGCCCCTGGGCCGCCGAGTGCGGCCGCTGGCTCGGCTTCCGCCTGCCTGTGAGGCCGCTCAAGGGCCAGATCCTGAGGCTGCGGATGCCCGGGCCGCCCGTTGGGTTCTCAATAGGGTGGGGCAAGCACTACGCGACGACGAAGCCGGACGGGCTGCTGTGGGCGGGCTCTACCGAGGAGGACGCCGGCTTCGACGAGACCGCCACTGCGGCAGGCCGCGACAGCATCATGTCTGCCCTGATGCGCATGGCGCCCTCGACAGCGGACGCGCTGCTGGTGCGGCAGACCGCATGCCTCCGCCCCGTCACTCCGGACGGCCTGATCGCGCTCGGCCCCGCGCCCGGCGTGGAGGGCGTGTTCATCGGCACAGGCGGAGGCAGGCAAGGCATCGTCCTCGGGCCCGCGATGGGCATGGCGCTGGCGGAGCTGGTCGTCAGCGGCACGTCCGCGTTGCCGATAGCTCCGTTCGACCCAGGCCGGTTCGTGAGCGCGTAG